Part of the Methanomicrobia archaeon genome is shown below.
TGACTGAATACCCCCGATAGCACCGGATTTGAGCCCGTCAAGACCAGCAATAGCGCCGGAAGGAATGTAGACCTTCCCCCCACCGTGCTTTGCGAGTTGCTCAATCTCCTCATACAGGCCCGGATCGCAGATCAGGGCACCGACGCTCATGATCATGACATCTTTACCCGCACCCAGCGCCGGGAGCAGGCATTCTCGCACGGCATTCTGCGAAGCGCACTCGATGACCAGATCAACCTCATCTAAAATCGCCGCCAGATCTGAGCTGTCAGTCCTCGTAAGCGCTGGCTTCCTTCGCAGTAACTCGCAGAGCTGGTCGATACGCTCCGGATGAGCATCGATCAACCATTTGAGCTCCATATTCAGGTCCAGCGCACGGCCGGCGAACTCGTCCCTGTCTATTGCCACGCAGATCTCCGTGCCGATCGCACCGCAGCCCACCACACCCACACGTATTCGTGTCATCTTCTACCCTGCTCTCTTAGAGAGGATCGTTAAAAACGAGCGATTTGTGCTTAACCTTTCTTAACTGAAGAAGATAAGTTTTATGATGTGCCCATGCTGCTGAAGGAGATAGAGCACTTCCTCGAGGAAGATTGCGCGCACGAGGATTACGAACTCATCGTGCCCGTAACAACCACCTGCAACGCGGAGATCACGGTGAAGGAGGAGGGCATCCTCGCGGGTTTAGAAGAGGTCCTGCAGATATTCGATTACGCAGGTCTCGAGTATTCCTCTGAATTCCACGATGGTGATCCTCTGAAGGCTGAGGACGTCGTGGTGAGGCTGTATGGCTCCGCAGCGAAGATCTTAAAGGTCGAGCGGCTTGTCCTCAATATCCTCGGCCGGATGAGCGGTATCGCGACGCTCGTGCGCGAATACGTCGAGGAGGCGCAGAGGGGAAGTTCGCACGTCGTTGTCGCGGGAACCAGGAAAACGACGCCGGGCTTCAGGAAATATGAGAAACGAGCCATTATGCTCGGTGGTGGTGATCCGCACCGCTTTGGACTCGCCGACGCGGTGATAATCAAGGACAATCACCTCGCGCTCATGGGTCTGGAGCAGGCGATAAAAAAGGCCAGGAGCGCGATCAGTTTCACCCGCAAGATCGAAATAGAGGTGGAGACCATCGAGGACGCGCTCCGCGCGGCTAAATTGGGCGCCGACATCATAATGCTCGATAACATGAGCCCCGCAAAGGTGCGCGAGTGCCTGCAGCTGCTCAATACCGCGGGACTTCGTGATCGGCTCCTCATCGAGGCCTCGGGAGGGATAACCCAGGAGAACGTACGTGAGTACGCGGCAACGGGCGTTGATGTCGTTTCAGTCGGGCGATTGACGTATGCTGCGCGATCCTTGGGCTTCTCGCTGCACGTGAGTGAGGACAGGACCGAAACTAAGCCATCTGTTACACCAGCGTGATCGACACTTTTTGCCTGATCTTAGGCAGCGCGATCCTGAGAACACCGTTCTTCAAGGTCGCCTCCGCCTGCTCAGGCTCGATTGACTCGGGCAATCGAATCTGCTTCTTAAATGCATGGAACGCGATCTTCTTCTGAACTACGCCCCAGTGCTCCCAGCAGACTGCGTTGCTCATCCGCGCGGTTACCTCTAACGTGTCCCTCGTCGTATGGACTTCGACGTCCTCCTTCTTTACACGCGGCAGGTCAAAGGTTACCAGAATCATATCCTCAAGATCTTCTACCTCGTATAACGGCTCTAAATTGCCATT
Proteins encoded:
- a CDS encoding aspartate dehydrogenase, with translation MTRIRVGVVGCGAIGTEICVAIDRDEFAGRALDLNMELKWLIDAHPERIDQLCELLRRKPALTRTDSSDLAAILDEVDLVIECASQNAVRECLLPALGAGKDVMIMSVGALICDPGLYEEIEQLAKHGGGKVYIPSGAIAGLDGLKSGAIGGIQSVHLTTRKPPRGFAGNEYVQAAGIELHGLQQARTLFIGSAREAVAHFPENVNVAASLSLAGIGPEATMVQIVADPEAKENRHEIEARGEFGQLLVRVRNFPSKSNPRTSYLAALSAIATLKRIAYPIRVGT
- the nadC gene encoding carboxylating nicotinate-nucleotide diphosphorylase, producing the protein MLLKEIEHFLEEDCAHEDYELIVPVTTTCNAEITVKEEGILAGLEEVLQIFDYAGLEYSSEFHDGDPLKAEDVVVRLYGSAAKILKVERLVLNILGRMSGIATLVREYVEEAQRGSSHVVVAGTRKTTPGFRKYEKRAIMLGGGDPHRFGLADAVIIKDNHLALMGLEQAIKKARSAISFTRKIEIEVETIEDALRAAKLGADIIMLDNMSPAKVRECLQLLNTAGLRDRLLIEASGGITQENVREYAATGVDVVSVGRLTYAARSLGFSLHVSEDRTETKPSVTPA
- a CDS encoding Hsp20/alpha crystallin family protein yields the protein MGMERGLLKAMWGYNGNLEPLYEVEDLEDMILVTFDLPRVKKEDVEVHTTRDTLEVTARMSNAVCWEHWGVVQKKIAFHAFKKQIRLPESIEPEQAEATLKNGVLRIALPKIRQKVSITLV